The following are encoded together in the Mustela nigripes isolate SB6536 chromosome 11, MUSNIG.SB6536, whole genome shotgun sequence genome:
- the FBXO24 gene encoding F-box only protein 24 codes for MVRRSRRRKLQKVTRLCGREEGLRVKRSCPSCGPEPGGEEKKGRGNPISVQLFPPELVEHIISFLPVRDVVALGQTCHYFHEVCDAEGVWRRICRRLSPRLREQGSGVRPWKRAAILNYTKGLYFQAFGGRRRCLSKSVAPLLAHGYRRFLPTKDHVFILDYAGTLFFLKNALVSSTLGQIQWKRACRYVVLCRGAKDFASDPRCDTVYRKYLYVLATREQPGMVGTTGSRACDCVEVYLQSSGQRVFKMTFHHSMSFKQIVLVGQETQRALLLLTEEGKIYSLVVNETQLDQPRSYTIQLALRKVSRCLPHLRVACMASNQSSTLYITDQGGVYFEVHTPGVYRDLFGTLQAFDPLDQQMPLALSLPAKILFCALGYNHLGLVDEFGRIFMQGNNRYGQLGTGDKMDRGEPTQVHYLQRPIALWCGLNHSLVLSQSSDFSKELLGCGCGAGGRLPGWPKGSASFVKLHVKVPLCACSLCSTRECLYMLSSHDIEHHPTYRDLPASRVVGTPEPSLGPGASQDPGGTARACEEYLSQIHSCPTLQDRMEKMKEIVGWMPLMAAQKDFFWEALDMLQRAAAGVGPGPPNPES; via the exons ATGGTGAGGAGAAGCCGGAGGCGAAAGCTGCAAAAAGTCACCAGGCTGTGCGGACGGGAGGAGGGGCTCCGG GTGAAGCGGAGCTGCCCTTCATGTGGCCCAGAGCCTGGGGGTgaagagaagaaggggagagggaaccCTATTTCTGTCCAGCTGTTCCCCCCAGAGCTG GTGGAGCATATCATCTCATTCCTCCCAGTCAGAGATGTAGTCGCTCTGGGCCAGACCTGCCACTACTTCCACGAAGTCTGCGACGCCGAGGGCGTGTGGAGACGCATCTGTCGCAGGCTCAGTCCTCGCCTACGAGAGCAGGGTTCTGGGGTCCGGCCCTGGAAGAGAGCTGCCATTCTTAACT aCACGAAGGGCCTGTACTTCCAGGCATTCGGGGGCCGCCGCCGCTGTCTCAGCAAGAGCGTAGCCCCCCTGCTAGCCCACGGCTACCGCCGCTTCTTGCCCACCAAGGACCATGTCTTCATTCTTGACTACGCGGGGACCCTCTTCTTCCTCAAAAATGCCCTGGTCTCCTCTACCCTTGGCCAGATCCAGTGGAAGCGAGCCTGCCGCTATGTTGTGTTGTGTCGCGGAGCCAAGGAT TTTGCTTCGGACCCAAGATGTGACACGGTTTACCGCAAATACCTCTATGTATTGGCCACTCGGGAGCAGCCAGGCATGGTGGGCACGACGGGCAGCAGGGCCTGTGACTGTGTCGAGGTCTATCTGCAGTCCAGTGGGCAGCGTGTCTTCAAGATGACTTTCCACCACTCCATGAGCTTCAAACAGATTGTGCTCGTTGGTCAGGAGACGCAGCGGGCTCTTCTGCTTCTCACAG aggaaggaaagatCTACTCTTTGGTAGTGAACGAAACCCAGCTGGACCAGCCACGCTCCTACACCATCCAGCTGGCCCTGCGGAAGGTGTCCCGTTGTCTGCCTCACCTTCGTGTGGCCTGCATGGCTTCCAACCAGAGCAGTACTCTCTACATCACGG ACCAGGGGGGAGTGTATTTTGAGGTGCATACCCCAGGGGTGTATCGTGATCTCTTTGGGACCCTTCAAGCCTTTGACCCCCTGGACCAGCAGATGCCGCTtgctctctcactgcctgccaaG ATCCTATTTTGTGCTCTTGGCTACAATCACCTTGGCCTGGTGGATGAATTTGGCCGGATCTTCATGCAGGGAAATAACAGATATGGGCAGCTGGGGACAGGGGACAAAATGGACAGAGGGGAACCCACACAG GTGCATTATCTACAACGCCCCATTGCCCTGTGGTGTGGCCTCAACCActccctggtgctgagccagagctCGGACTTCAGCAAGGAGCTTCTGGGCTGCGGCTGTGGGGCTGGAGGCCGCCTCCCTGGCTGGCCTAAGGGGAGTGCCTCCTTCGTGAAGCTCCACGTCAAG GTTCCTTTGTGTGCctgttccctctgctccaccAGAGAGTGCCTCTACATGCTGTCCAGCCATGACATCGAGCACCACCCCACCTACCGGGACCTACCAGCCAGCAGGGTGGTGGGGACCCCcgagcccagcctggggcccggagcatcccaggaccctggggggaCAGCCCGGGCATGTGAGGAGTACCTCAGCCAGATCCACAGTTGCCCCACGTTGCAGGATCGCatggaaaaaatgaaggagaTCGTGGGCTGGATGCCCTTGATGGCGGCACAGAAGGATTTCTTTTGGGAGGCCTTGGACATGCTGCAGAGGGCTGCTGCAGGGGTCGGCCCAGGTCCCCCAAACCCTGAGAGctga
- the LRCH4 gene encoding leucine-rich repeat and calponin homology domain-containing protein 4 isoform X1, with protein MAAAVAAPLAAGGEEAAATTSVPGSPGLPGSRSAERALEEAVATGTLNLSNRRLKHFPRGAARSYDLSDITQADLSRNRFPEVPEAACQLVSLEGLSLYHNCLRCLNPALGNLTALTYLNLSRNQLSSLPPYICQLPLRVLIISNNKLGALPPDISALGSLRQLDVSGNELQALPAELCSLPSLRDLSVRRNQLSTLPDELGDLPLVRLDFSCNRVSRIPVSFCRLRHLQVILLDSNPLQSPPAQICLKGKLHIFKYLSTEAGRRGGSALGDLAPSHPPSFSPCPAEDLFPGRRYDGGLDSGFHSVDSGSKRWSGNESTDEFSELSFRISELAREPRGPRERREDGSADGDPEQIDFIDSHVPGEDEERGAVEEQRPPELSPVAGDTEKASSSRREEPAGEERRRPDTLQLWQERERRQQQQQQQQQQHSALWGAPRKDSFLKLGIRAAGGGAAASSTQASYDGMPKSSATQPGASGGQGAPAPAPTSQDPPPAAGPATVPAPRPLGSIQRPNSFLFRSSSQSGSGPSSPDCVLRPRRSPQLLDEKELMAQLRQVLESRLQRPLPEDLAEALANGVILCQLANQLRPRSVPFIHVPSPAVPKLSALKSRKNVESFLEACRKMGVPEADLCSPSDLLQGTAQGLWTTMEAVKRVGGRAPPPVWPPSGLGGFIFFYVVLMLLLFVVYTRLLGS; from the exons ATGGCGGCGGCGGTAGCGGCCCCACTCGCCGCCGGGGGTGAGGAGGCGGCAGCCACGACCTCCGTTCCAGGGTCTCCGGGTCTGCCCGGGAGCCGCAGTGCAGAGCGGGCCCTAGAGGAGGCCGTGGCCACCGGGACCCTGAACCTATCTAACCGGCGCTTGAAGCACTTCCCCCGGGGCGCGGCCCGCAGCTACGACCTGTCAGACATCACCCAGGCTG ACCTGTCCCGGAACCGGTTCCCCGAGGTGCCGGAGGCAGCATGCCAGCTGGTGTCCCTGGAGGGCCTGAGCCTCTACCACAATTGCCTGAGATGCCTGAATCCAGCCTTGGGGAATCTCACAGCCCTTACCTACCTCAACCTCAG CCGAAACCAGCTGTCGTCGCTGCCACCCTACATCTGCCAGCTGCCCCTGAGGGTGCTCATCATCAGCAACAACAAACTAGGGGCTCTGCCTCCCGACATCAGCGCCTTGGGAAGCCTGCGGCAGCTT GATGTGAGCGGCAATGAGTTGCAGGCCCTCCCGGCGGAGCTGTGCAGTCTCCCTTCCCTGCGGGACCTCAGTGTGCGCAGGAACCAGCTCAGCACCCTGCCCGATG aGCTGGGGGATCTTCCTCTTGTCCGCCTGGATTTCTCCTGTAACCGTGTCTCCCGCATCCCGGTCTCCTTCTGCCGCCTCAGGCACCTGCAGGTCATTCTGCTGGACAGCAACCCCCTGCAGAGCCCTCCGGCTCAG ATCTGTCTGAAGGGGAAACTTCATATCTTCAAGTACTTGTCGACAGAAGCTGGGCGGCGTGGGGGGTCTGCGCTGGGGGACCTGGCCCCTTCTCACCCCCCGAGTTTCAGTCCCTG CCCTGCTGAGGACTTATTTCCTGGACGTCGGTACGATGGTGGGCTGGACTCAGGCTTCCACAGCGTCGACAGTGGCAGCAAGAGGTGGTCTGGGAATGAG TCAACAGATGAATTTTCGGAGTTGTCCTTCCGGATCTCAGAGCTGGCCCGGGAGCCTCGGGGGCCCAGGGAGCGGAGAGAGGATGGCTCTG CTGACGGAGACCCTGAGCAGATTGACTTCATTGACAGCCACGTGCCTGGGGAGGACGAGGAGCGAGGCGCTGTTGAG GAGCAGCGGCCACCAGAATTAAGCCCTGTGGCAGGGGACACCGAGAAGGCGTCCAGCAGCAG GCGGGAGGAGCCGGCCGGGGAGGAGCGGCGGCGCCCCGACACCTTGCAGCTGTGGCAGGAGCGggagcggcggcagcagcagcagcagcagcagcagcagcagcacagtGCGCTGTGGGGGGCCCCCAGGAAGGACAG ttttctgaagCTGGGGATCAGGGCTGCTGGCGGAGGGGCCGCTGCCTCGTCCACTCAGGCCTCCTATGA TGGCATGCCGAAGTCCAGTGCCACCCAGCCGGGAGCTTCAGGAGGACAGggagcccccgcccccgcccccacctcccaggaCCCCCCTCCTGCGGCTGGACCAG CGACAGTGCCTGCTCCCCGGCCACTCGGCTCCATTCAGAGACCAAACAGCTTCCTCTTCCGTTCTTCCTCGCAGAGTGGCTCAG gCCCTTCCTCCCCAGACTGTGTTTTGAGACCTCGGCGATCCCCCCAGCTTCTGGATGAAAAGGAGCTAATGGCCCAGCTGCGCCAG gtCCTTGAGTCAAGGCTGCAGCGGCCCCTGCCCGAGGACCTGGCAGAAGCTCTGGCCAATGGGGTCATCCTGTGTCAGCTGGCCAACCAGCTGCGGCCCCGCTCCGTGCCCTTCATCCACGTGCCCTCACCCGCTGTG CCAAAACTTAGTGCTCTCAAGTCTCGGAAAAATGTGGAGAGTTTCTTAGAAGCCTGTcgaaaaatgggggtgcctgag GCCGACCTGTGCTCGCCCTCGGATCTCCTCCAGGGCACTGCCCAGGGGCTATGGACCACCATGGAGGCTGTGAAgcgggtggggggcagggccccCCCGCCCGTCTGGCCCCCTTCTGGTCTGGGCGGCTTCATCTTCTTCTACGTGGTCCTCATGCTGCTGCTCTTTGTCGTCTACACTCGGCTCCTGGGTTCCTAG
- the LRCH4 gene encoding leucine-rich repeat and calponin homology domain-containing protein 4 isoform X2: protein MAAAVAAPLAAGGEEAAATTSVPGSPGLPGSRSAERALEEAVATGTLNLSNRRLKHFPRGAARSYDLSDITQADLSRNRFPEVPEAACQLVSLEGLSLYHNCLRCLNPALGNLTALTYLNLSRNQLSSLPPYICQLPLRVLIISNNKLGALPPDISALGSLRQLDVSGNELQALPAELCSLPSLRDLSVRRNQLSTLPDELGDLPLVRLDFSCNRVSRIPVSFCRLRHLQVILLDSNPLQSPPAQICLKGKLHIFKYLSTEAGRRGGSALGDLAPSHPPSFSPCPAEDLFPGRRYDGGLDSGFHSVDSGSKRWSGNESTDEFSELSFRISELAREPRGPRERREDGSADGDPEQIDFIDSHVPGEDEERGAVEEQRPPELSPVAGDTEKASSSRREEPAGEERRRPDTLQLWQERERRQQQQQQQQQQHSALWGAPRKDSFLKLGIRAAGGGAAASSTQASYDGMPKSSATQPGASGGQGAPAPAPTSQDPPPAAGPATVPAPRPLGSIQRPNSFLFRSSSQSGSGPSSPDCVLRPRRSPQLLDEKELMAQLRQVLESRLQRPLPEDLAEALANGVILCQLANQLRPRSVPFIHVPSPAVPKLSALKSRKNVESFLEACRKMGVPEESLCQPHHILEEEGAPGRGLPYIAAVIHALLERP, encoded by the exons ATGGCGGCGGCGGTAGCGGCCCCACTCGCCGCCGGGGGTGAGGAGGCGGCAGCCACGACCTCCGTTCCAGGGTCTCCGGGTCTGCCCGGGAGCCGCAGTGCAGAGCGGGCCCTAGAGGAGGCCGTGGCCACCGGGACCCTGAACCTATCTAACCGGCGCTTGAAGCACTTCCCCCGGGGCGCGGCCCGCAGCTACGACCTGTCAGACATCACCCAGGCTG ACCTGTCCCGGAACCGGTTCCCCGAGGTGCCGGAGGCAGCATGCCAGCTGGTGTCCCTGGAGGGCCTGAGCCTCTACCACAATTGCCTGAGATGCCTGAATCCAGCCTTGGGGAATCTCACAGCCCTTACCTACCTCAACCTCAG CCGAAACCAGCTGTCGTCGCTGCCACCCTACATCTGCCAGCTGCCCCTGAGGGTGCTCATCATCAGCAACAACAAACTAGGGGCTCTGCCTCCCGACATCAGCGCCTTGGGAAGCCTGCGGCAGCTT GATGTGAGCGGCAATGAGTTGCAGGCCCTCCCGGCGGAGCTGTGCAGTCTCCCTTCCCTGCGGGACCTCAGTGTGCGCAGGAACCAGCTCAGCACCCTGCCCGATG aGCTGGGGGATCTTCCTCTTGTCCGCCTGGATTTCTCCTGTAACCGTGTCTCCCGCATCCCGGTCTCCTTCTGCCGCCTCAGGCACCTGCAGGTCATTCTGCTGGACAGCAACCCCCTGCAGAGCCCTCCGGCTCAG ATCTGTCTGAAGGGGAAACTTCATATCTTCAAGTACTTGTCGACAGAAGCTGGGCGGCGTGGGGGGTCTGCGCTGGGGGACCTGGCCCCTTCTCACCCCCCGAGTTTCAGTCCCTG CCCTGCTGAGGACTTATTTCCTGGACGTCGGTACGATGGTGGGCTGGACTCAGGCTTCCACAGCGTCGACAGTGGCAGCAAGAGGTGGTCTGGGAATGAG TCAACAGATGAATTTTCGGAGTTGTCCTTCCGGATCTCAGAGCTGGCCCGGGAGCCTCGGGGGCCCAGGGAGCGGAGAGAGGATGGCTCTG CTGACGGAGACCCTGAGCAGATTGACTTCATTGACAGCCACGTGCCTGGGGAGGACGAGGAGCGAGGCGCTGTTGAG GAGCAGCGGCCACCAGAATTAAGCCCTGTGGCAGGGGACACCGAGAAGGCGTCCAGCAGCAG GCGGGAGGAGCCGGCCGGGGAGGAGCGGCGGCGCCCCGACACCTTGCAGCTGTGGCAGGAGCGggagcggcggcagcagcagcagcagcagcagcagcagcagcacagtGCGCTGTGGGGGGCCCCCAGGAAGGACAG ttttctgaagCTGGGGATCAGGGCTGCTGGCGGAGGGGCCGCTGCCTCGTCCACTCAGGCCTCCTATGA TGGCATGCCGAAGTCCAGTGCCACCCAGCCGGGAGCTTCAGGAGGACAGggagcccccgcccccgcccccacctcccaggaCCCCCCTCCTGCGGCTGGACCAG CGACAGTGCCTGCTCCCCGGCCACTCGGCTCCATTCAGAGACCAAACAGCTTCCTCTTCCGTTCTTCCTCGCAGAGTGGCTCAG gCCCTTCCTCCCCAGACTGTGTTTTGAGACCTCGGCGATCCCCCCAGCTTCTGGATGAAAAGGAGCTAATGGCCCAGCTGCGCCAG gtCCTTGAGTCAAGGCTGCAGCGGCCCCTGCCCGAGGACCTGGCAGAAGCTCTGGCCAATGGGGTCATCCTGTGTCAGCTGGCCAACCAGCTGCGGCCCCGCTCCGTGCCCTTCATCCACGTGCCCTCACCCGCTGTG CCAAAACTTAGTGCTCTCAAGTCTCGGAAAAATGTGGAGAGTTTCTTAGAAGCCTGTcgaaaaatgggggtgcctgag gagtCCCTGTGCCAGCCCCACCACATCTTGGAAGAGGAGGGGgccccgggaaggggcctccCCTACATCGCTGCTGTCATCCACGCACTGCTGGAACGGCCATAG